The following are from one region of the Tachysurus fulvidraco isolate hzauxx_2018 chromosome 15, HZAU_PFXX_2.0, whole genome shotgun sequence genome:
- the LOC113635052 gene encoding 1-acylglycerol-3-phosphate O-acyltransferase ABHD5, which yields MDRARHDPPVCRQRWWWFSSWLPSWCPTSPSHLKNAEDRILQPLTQSFSRRHVPISNRNYIWTLGFNEAQDSKRSQIPLVLLHGFGGGVGLWVKNLAALALSGRTVYALDLLGFGQSSRPMAGSHAQEAEEKFVQSLEEWREVVGVELMILLGHDLGGFISMSYALTHPHRVKNLILVEPWGISERPEVQEPHCRIPVWVKALGRAMNPFNPLSLLRLVGPLGPLLLQTLRSDFKQRFSGVFEDDTVHDYLYHLNAQTPSGETAFRNMTVPYGWAQQPMINRVGMLHPTIPIYIICGSRSCIDGQSGQTIREMRPNSQTDIIVIRGAGHYVFADQSDDFNEVVLKICTDMKNEG from the exons ATGGACAGAGCACGACACGATCCTCCGGTGTGCAGACAGAG ATGGTGGTGGTTCTCCAGCTGGCTGCCCTCCTGGTGCCCCACATCACCGTCTCATCTTAAAAACGCAGAGGACAGAATTCTCCAAC CtctcacacagagcttcagcaGAAGACATGTTCCAATCTCGAACAGGAACTACATCTGGACTCTCGGCTTTAATGAGGCACAAGACTCGAAGCGTTCTCAGATCCCGTTGGTGCTGCTGCACGGGTTTGGGGGCGGAGTGGGATTGTGGGTAAAGAACCTGGCCGCTCTGGCGCTCAGCGGGAGAACCGTATACGCTCTGGACCTGCTGGGCTTCGGACAGAGCAGCCGGCCAATGGCAGGCAGCCACGCCCAGGAAGCAGAGGAGAAGTTTGTCCAATCGCTGGAGGAGTGGAGGGAGGTTGTGGGGGTGGAGCTTATGATTTTGTTGGGTCATGATCTTGGAGGGTTCATCTCAATGTCATACGCtctgacacacccacacag AGTGAAGAACCTGATCCTGGTGGAACCGTGGGGTATCTCAGAAAGGCCCGAGGTGCAGGAGCCCCACTGCAGGATCCCAGTGTGGGTAAAAGCTCTGGGAAGAGCAATGAACCCGTTCAACCCCCTTTCACTGCTCAGACTCGTAGGGCCACTGG gtcCTTTGCTGTTACAGACTCTTCGCTCTGACTTTAAACAAAGATTTTCAGGTGTGTTTGAGGATGACACAGTACATGATTACCTTTACCACCTTAATGCACAGACCCCCAg TGGTGAGACAGCATTCAGGAACATGACCGTCCCGTACGGTTGGGCCCAGCAGCCCATGATAAACCGTGTGGGAATGCTCCATCCAACAATCCCAATCTACATCATTTGTGGCTCCCGCTCCTGCATCGATGGCCAATCAGGACAAACTATCCGCGAGATGCGACCCaactcacagacagacattaTT GTCATCAGAGGAGCAGGACATTACGTATTCGCCGACCAATCAGATGATTTCAACGAGGTTGTACTGAAGATATGCACAGACATGAAGAACGAAGGATAA
- the LOC113635054 gene encoding beta-galactoside-binding lectin-like has translation MHGVVVKNMSFKPGQTMTITGVPRPDSTNFAINIGSSPDELALHLNPRFDAHGDNRTVVCNSFQGGSWCQEHRPDGFSFNQGEEFKIWITFTGEEFKIKLPDQSEIHFPNRPGAEKYNYFLFEGEVRIHGIEIK, from the exons ATGCAT ggTGTAGTAGTGAAGAACATGTCCTTTAAACCAGGACAGACCATGACAATAACcggagtccccagacctgacTCCACCAA TTTTGCCATAAACATCGGGAGCAGTCCTGATGAACTCGCTCTGCACCTGAACCCTCGCTTCGATGCTCATGGAGATAATCGCACCGTGGTGTGTAACTCTTTCCAGGGGGGCAGCTGGTGCCAGGAGCACAGACCAGACGGCTTTTCCTTTAATCAGGGGGAGGAGTTTAAG atcTGGATCACATTCACAGGTGAGGAGTTTAAGATCAAGCTGCCAGATCAGTCAGAGATCCACTTCCCAAACCGCCCCGGCGCCGAAAAGTACAACTACTTCCTCTTCGAAGGCGAGGTGCGAATCCATGGTATCGAGATCAAGTAG